From Rutidosis leptorrhynchoides isolate AG116_Rl617_1_P2 chromosome 3, CSIRO_AGI_Rlap_v1, whole genome shotgun sequence, a single genomic window includes:
- the LOC139901979 gene encoding uncharacterized protein, with the protein MELVISEYKAYRALKTATKVMQGDYQSQYGELRDYILELQRSNPGTTVKLDVEPGNLKSKTKVFKKIYVCLGALKKGFKAIGRDLLGLDGCFMKEPAKGCILTAVGVDSNNGIYPVAYAIVELEYRQKGLVHAVENLFPCAKHRHCLRHIHGNMKGSFRGVAYKNHLWRCATVTTVPEFEHAMNQLKEFDNVAYVWLSDIPPHQWARSHVTGKVVSDVLFSNMCEVFNRWLIDARDKPIVTALEYIREYCMKRIVNVIKKRSKCDGPLSIGAAKVFEKIKSEANKCNVLWGGNQKYQVSGPAINGQPQEQFVVDMETRTCACRKWKLTGIPCKHAVAVNWNMVENGFEVGDPETWVHSVYQLTTWNNTYQFTIEPLNGSHLWPKAGDLYTLVAPKKISTPGRPKKKKKDVCK; encoded by the exons ATGGAACTTGTAATCTCTGAGTATAAAGCATATCGTGCTTTAAAAACTGCAACTAAGGTAATGCAAGGGGATTATCAATCACAGTATGGGGAACTTAGAGATTATATCTTAGAACTGCAGAGGTCTAATCCTGGTACAACTGTGAAACTTGATGTGGAACCTGGTAACCTTAAATCTAAAACTAAGGTTTTCAAAAAAATCTATGTATGTCTGGGAGCACTCAAGAAAGGATTCAAGGCAATTGGTAGAGATTTGTTGGGATTAGATGGTTGTTTCATGAAGGAACCAGCAAAAGGTTGTATTTTAACTGCTGTTGGTGTTGATTCCAACAATGGCATTTATCCTGTAGCATATGCCATTGTTGAGCTAGAAT ACAGACAAAAG GGTTTGGTACATGCTGTAGAGAATTTGTTTCCATGTGCTAAGCACAGACATTGTTTAAGGCATATTCATGGCAATATGAAAGGTTCATTTAGAGGAGTGGCATATAAAAATCACTTGTGGAGGTGTGCCACTGTGACAACTGTACCTGAGTTTGAACATGCAATGAACCAGTTAAAAGAATTTGATAATGTTGCTTATGTTTGGTTAAGTGATATCCCTCCTCATCAATGGGCAAGGAGTCACGTTACTGGGAAGGTTGTTTCTGATGTTTTATTTAGCAATATGTGTGAGGTTTTTAATAGATGGCTTATTGATGCAAGAGACAAACCCATTGTCACAGCTTTAGAGTACATTAGGGAGTATTGTATGAAAAGGATTGTGAATGTTATCAAGAAAAGGTCTAAGTGTGATGGCCCTTTAAGTATTGGAGCTGCTAAAGTTTTTGAAAAAATCAAATCTGAAGCTAACAAGTGCAATGTTTTATGGGGAGGAAACCAAAAATACCAAGTTAGTGGACCAGCTATCAATGGACAACCACAAGAGCAGTTTGTTGTTGATATGGAGACCAGAACTTGTGCCTGTAGAAAGTGGAAGTTAACTGGCATACCATGCAAACATGCAGTTGCAGTCAACTGGAATATGGTTGAAAATGGTTTTGAAGTTGGTGATCCAGAAACTTGGGTTCATTCTGTGTATCAGTTAACTACTTGGAACAATACCTATCAGTTTACAATTGAGCCTTTGAATGGCAGTCATTTATGGCCAAAAGCTGGTGATTTGTACACACTTGTGGCTCCAAAAAAGATTTCCACTCCTGGAAGACCTAAGAAAAAAAAGAAGGATGTCTGCAAATGA